Proteins encoded together in one Kitasatospora albolonga window:
- a CDS encoding hydroxylase — MTILVTGATGTVGRRVVEQLLERGEHVRALTRDPARAEFPAGVETVRGDLADPASLESALDGVTGLHLITFDGGLFAPLTTGEEIMRLAREAGVRRVTVLNGGGDTPMETAVRGSGLAWTVVMPVEFMANALEWAPGIKAEDTVREPFVDRLSAMVHESDIGAVAATALTEDGHGGQVYLVTGPQALTVGDKVAALVAARGRKIELVELTEEEAVTGWRADGMPEDVIGFLIDVYRDTPPEGRTVIDTVEKVTGRPARTFAQWAEEHAEFFRA, encoded by the coding sequence ATGACGATCCTGGTGACCGGAGCCACGGGAACGGTCGGCCGTCGAGTGGTCGAACAACTGCTGGAGCGCGGCGAGCACGTCCGGGCCCTCACGCGTGACCCGGCGCGCGCGGAGTTCCCCGCGGGCGTCGAGACCGTACGCGGCGACCTCGCCGACCCGGCCTCGCTGGAGAGCGCGCTCGACGGCGTGACCGGGCTGCACCTGATCACCTTCGACGGCGGCCTCTTCGCCCCGCTCACGACGGGTGAGGAGATCATGCGGCTGGCCCGCGAGGCGGGGGTGCGCCGGGTGACCGTGCTCAACGGGGGCGGAGACACCCCGATGGAGACCGCGGTACGGGGGAGCGGGCTCGCCTGGACCGTCGTCATGCCGGTCGAGTTCATGGCGAACGCCCTGGAGTGGGCGCCCGGCATCAAGGCCGAGGACACCGTCCGTGAGCCCTTCGTCGACCGGCTGAGCGCGATGGTCCACGAGTCCGACATCGGCGCGGTCGCGGCGACGGCGCTCACCGAGGACGGCCACGGCGGGCAGGTCTACCTGGTCACCGGACCGCAGGCGCTGACCGTCGGCGACAAGGTGGCGGCTCTCGTGGCGGCGCGGGGCCGGAAGATCGAGCTGGTCGAGCTCACCGAGGAGGAGGCGGTCACCGGGTGGCGGGCCGACGGGATGCCCGAGGACGTGATCGGGTTCCTGATCGACGTCTACCGGGACACCCCGCCGGAGGGGCGGACCGTGATCGACACCGTCGAGAAGGTCACCGGACGCCCGGCCCGGACGTTCGCGCAGTGGGCCGAGGAGCACGCGGAGTTCTTCCGCGCGTGA
- a CDS encoding DNA-binding response regulator yields MSDLRAGGPQADGTRADDIRVLIVDDQMMVREGFSVLLNAMPGITVVGEAVDGRDAIDKVAALFPDVVLMDIRMPGMNGIDATREIVAQVVDAKVLVLTTFDLDEYVYQALRAGASGFLLKDASARQLADGVRVVASGEALLAPTVTRRLITEFSKLAEAPRPPALAKVGDLTERETEVLVLIAQGLSNAEIASHLIVAESTIKTHVSRILVKLGLRDRTQAAVFAYEARLVTPG; encoded by the coding sequence ATGAGCGACCTCCGCGCAGGCGGCCCCCAGGCCGACGGCACCCGCGCCGACGACATCCGCGTCCTGATCGTGGACGACCAGATGATGGTCCGCGAGGGCTTCTCCGTCCTGCTCAACGCCATGCCGGGCATCACCGTCGTGGGGGAGGCGGTCGACGGCCGGGACGCCATCGACAAGGTCGCCGCCCTCTTCCCGGACGTCGTCCTGATGGACATCCGGATGCCGGGGATGAACGGCATCGACGCCACCCGCGAGATCGTCGCGCAGGTGGTGGACGCCAAGGTGCTGGTGCTGACGACGTTCGACCTGGACGAGTACGTGTACCAGGCGCTGCGGGCCGGGGCCTCGGGCTTCCTCCTCAAGGACGCCTCGGCCCGGCAGCTCGCGGACGGCGTACGGGTGGTGGCCTCGGGCGAGGCGCTGCTCGCGCCGACCGTGACCCGGCGGCTGATCACCGAGTTCTCCAAGCTCGCGGAGGCCCCGCGCCCGCCCGCGCTCGCCAAGGTCGGGGACCTCACGGAGCGCGAGACGGAGGTGCTCGTCCTGATCGCGCAGGGGCTCTCCAACGCGGAGATCGCCTCGCACCTGATCGTCGCCGAGTCCACGATCAAGACGCACGTCAGCCGCATCCTGGTGAAGCTCGGCCTGCGCGACCGGACGCAGGCGGCGGTGTTCGCGTACGAGGCACGGCTGGTGACGCCGGGGTGA
- a CDS encoding two-component sensor histidine kinase, with translation MTETQTKTSTPEFRAAANAMDGLREDLFRHAFAYRPLPPLSPEGRFIRRLPEGLRQFAVWTPHALVLFAALMVMVAGFASWEFRVFMGLVPAIAVVMTLVRPVAAFWGSMLATFFCAVFGSGGLWQPGAFVAQMVVLVVVAARTRPRTAAWMWLLTLLFGVSLEGGNPSNTASLAVLTALALLVVAVVQIRRDAEREVRDAEREVTVQRTVTAVERDRRTLLEERTTIARELHDVVAHHMSVVAIQAEAAPYRVENPPPELEQAFVTIRENAVAALTELRRVLGVVRAEDYEAPDAPQPTLAVLDGLLDNVRETGLETEKVITGAVRELPQGVELSAYRIIQEALSNTLRHAPGATARVELSYVLGGIGLRIVNGPPTGLVKPSPGAGHGVTGMRERVAMLNGVMTAESTEDGGYEVAVFLPVPQAEREPDEPAAAPGAEPLPYKKADQA, from the coding sequence GTGACCGAGACCCAGACGAAGACCAGCACCCCGGAGTTCCGGGCGGCCGCCAATGCGATGGACGGCCTGCGGGAGGACCTCTTCCGCCATGCGTTCGCCTACCGTCCGCTGCCGCCCCTCTCGCCGGAGGGGCGCTTCATACGCCGGCTGCCCGAGGGGCTGCGGCAGTTCGCCGTCTGGACCCCGCACGCCCTGGTGCTGTTCGCCGCCCTGATGGTGATGGTGGCGGGGTTCGCCAGCTGGGAGTTCCGGGTCTTCATGGGGCTGGTGCCCGCGATCGCGGTCGTGATGACCCTGGTCAGGCCGGTCGCCGCGTTCTGGGGCTCGATGCTCGCGACCTTCTTCTGCGCGGTCTTCGGCAGCGGTGGGCTCTGGCAGCCCGGCGCCTTCGTCGCGCAGATGGTGGTCCTGGTGGTCGTGGCCGCCCGGACCCGGCCCCGTACGGCAGCCTGGATGTGGCTGCTGACCCTGCTGTTCGGAGTGTCCCTGGAGGGCGGCAACCCCTCGAACACCGCGAGTCTGGCTGTCCTGACGGCCCTGGCCCTGCTCGTCGTCGCCGTGGTCCAGATCCGGCGCGACGCCGAGCGCGAGGTCCGCGACGCGGAGCGCGAGGTCACCGTCCAGCGCACCGTCACCGCCGTCGAGCGCGACCGGCGCACGCTGCTGGAGGAGCGCACCACCATCGCCCGGGAGCTGCACGACGTGGTCGCCCACCACATGTCGGTCGTCGCGATCCAGGCCGAGGCCGCCCCCTACCGGGTGGAGAACCCGCCGCCCGAGCTGGAGCAGGCGTTCGTCACCATCCGGGAGAACGCGGTGGCCGCCCTCACCGAGCTGCGCCGCGTCCTCGGAGTCGTACGGGCGGAGGACTACGAGGCCCCGGACGCCCCGCAGCCCACCCTCGCCGTGCTCGACGGGCTCCTGGACAACGTCCGCGAAACGGGCCTGGAGACGGAGAAGGTGATCACCGGAGCCGTCCGCGAGCTGCCCCAGGGCGTCGAGCTGTCGGCGTACCGGATCATTCAGGAGGCCCTCAGCAACACCCTGCGGCACGCACCGGGCGCCACGGCCCGGGTCGAGCTCTCGTACGTCCTCGGCGGGATCGGGCTGCGGATCGTCAACGGGCCCCCGACGGGCCTGGTCAAGCCGTCGCCCGGGGCCGGGCACGGGGTCACGGGGATGCGGGAGCGGGTGGCGATGCTGAACGGGGTGATGACGGCCGAGTCCACGGAGGACGGCGGGTACGAGGTGGCGGTTTTCCTGCCCGTACCGCAGGCGGAGCGGGAGCCGGACGAGCCCGCCGCCGCGCCGGGTGCCGAACCCCTTCCGTACAAGAAGGCGGACCAGGCATGA
- a CDS encoding kynureninase: MSETSRDTSRETFRERALALDAADPLADRRALFALDDGVYLDGNSLGALPAHVPARVQDVLTRQWGELRIRSWDESGWWTAPERIGDRIAPLVGAAAGQIVVGDSTSVNVFKAVVAATRLAALAGGGRDEILVDATTFPTDGYIAASAARLTGHRIVPVDPADVPSALGERTAAVLLNQVDYRTGRLHDLPALTAAVHAAGGIAVWDLCHSAGALPVGLDEHGVDLAVGCTYKYLNGGPGSPAYLYVAERHQAAFDSPLPGWNSHADPFGMTPDYAPADGSVRGRVGTPDIVSMLTLEAALDVWDGVSVDAVRAKSLALTDFFLECVEAYVPAGRVTSATPAAHAERGSQVALRCADAGPVMRRLIERGVVGDLRRPDVLRFGFTPLYVGFADAERAARVLAEVLAETPAD, from the coding sequence ATGTCTGAGACCTCTCGTGACACCTCCCGTGAGACGTTCCGTGAGCGGGCACTCGCCCTCGACGCCGCCGACCCGCTGGCCGACCGCCGCGCCCTCTTCGCCCTCGACGACGGCGTCTACCTCGACGGCAACTCGCTCGGCGCGCTCCCCGCCCATGTCCCCGCCCGGGTGCAGGACGTCCTCACCCGCCAGTGGGGCGAGCTGCGCATCCGGTCCTGGGACGAGAGCGGCTGGTGGACCGCGCCCGAGCGGATCGGCGACCGGATCGCCCCGCTCGTCGGGGCCGCCGCCGGACAGATCGTCGTCGGTGACTCGACCAGCGTGAACGTCTTCAAGGCCGTCGTCGCGGCCACCCGCCTCGCCGCGCTCGCGGGCGGGGGACGCGACGAGATCCTGGTTGACGCCACGACGTTTCCCACGGACGGGTACATCGCCGCCTCCGCCGCCCGGCTGACCGGCCACCGGATCGTGCCCGTCGACCCCGCCGACGTACCGTCCGCGCTCGGGGAGCGTACGGCGGCCGTCCTCCTCAACCAGGTCGACTACCGCACGGGGCGGCTGCACGACCTGCCCGCCCTGACCGCCGCCGTCCACGCGGCGGGCGGGATCGCCGTCTGGGACCTCTGCCACAGCGCGGGCGCCCTGCCGGTCGGTCTTGACGAGCACGGGGTGGACCTGGCGGTCGGCTGCACCTACAAGTACCTGAACGGCGGCCCCGGTTCGCCCGCGTATCTGTATGTCGCCGAGCGTCACCAGGCCGCCTTCGACTCCCCGCTGCCGGGGTGGAACTCGCACGCCGACCCGTTCGGCATGACCCCCGACTACGCCCCGGCGGACGGTTCCGTACGGGGCCGGGTCGGCACGCCCGACATCGTCTCCATGCTCACGCTGGAAGCGGCGCTGGACGTGTGGGACGGGGTGTCGGTGGACGCCGTACGGGCCAAGTCCCTCGCCCTGACGGACTTCTTCCTGGAGTGCGTCGAGGCGTACGTACCGGCCGGGCGGGTCACCTCCGCCACCCCGGCCGCGCACGCCGAACGCGGCAGCCAGGTCGCCCTGCGCTGCGCGGACGCCGGGCCCGTGATGCGTCGGCTCATCGAGCGGGGCGTCGTGGGCGACCTGCGCCGGCCGGACGTGCTGCGGTTCGGTTTCACCCCGTTGTACGTGGGGTTCGCCGACGCGGAACGGGCGGCGCGGGTCCTGGCCGAGGTGCTGGCGGAGACCCCGGCGGACTGA
- a CDS encoding MFS transporter — MAPAPSVPGEIRVASPVGRWVVLTTVLGSGMAMLDSTVINVALPRIGADLDTDLAALQWTVNAYMLTLAGLILLGGALGDRYGRRRVFVVGVVWFAAASLLCGIAPNAEVLIAARALQGVGGALLTPGSLALIQASFHPDDRARAVGLWSGFGGVGAAVGPFVGGWLVDGPGWRWVFLLNLPLAALCVPVALRHVPESRDPAAHGRFDVLGAALGALALAGVTYALIEAPEQGASPLVIGAALGGVALGVAFVRVEQRRAAPMLPPSIFRSRLFTSVNLVTFCVYAALGGFFFLSAIQLQVVAGYSALGAGTALLPTTVLMLLFSAWSGELGRRIGPRVPLTVGPLLAAAGMLLMLRVGPDSASFGGYVTEVLPAVLVLGAGLVVVVAPLTATVLAAVDTGRAGLASGINNAAARAAGLIAVAALPLLAGMGPEAYRDAGEFAATFRRAMPMCAGLLVAGALLAWWTVRTPQVPAAGERQEERPECTVHCGVVAPPLEPERERGGGR; from the coding sequence ATGGCTCCAGCCCCCTCCGTGCCCGGGGAGATCCGGGTCGCCTCGCCCGTCGGGCGGTGGGTCGTGCTCACCACCGTGCTCGGGTCCGGGATGGCGATGCTCGACTCGACCGTCATCAACGTCGCCCTGCCCCGCATCGGCGCCGACCTCGACACCGATCTGGCCGCGCTCCAGTGGACCGTCAACGCGTACATGCTGACCCTCGCCGGGCTGATCCTGCTCGGCGGGGCGCTCGGTGACCGGTACGGGCGGCGGCGGGTGTTCGTGGTGGGGGTGGTGTGGTTCGCCGCCGCCTCGCTGCTCTGCGGGATCGCCCCGAACGCGGAGGTGCTCATCGCCGCCCGCGCCCTTCAGGGGGTCGGCGGGGCGCTGCTCACGCCGGGGTCCCTCGCGCTCATCCAGGCCAGCTTCCATCCGGACGACCGGGCGCGGGCCGTGGGGCTCTGGTCCGGGTTCGGCGGGGTCGGGGCGGCCGTGGGGCCGTTCGTGGGCGGGTGGCTCGTGGACGGACCCGGCTGGCGGTGGGTCTTCCTGCTGAACCTGCCGCTCGCCGCCCTCTGCGTGCCCGTCGCCCTCCGCCACGTACCGGAGTCGCGCGATCCGGCGGCGCACGGCCGGTTCGACGTGCTGGGGGCCGCGCTCGGGGCGCTCGCGCTGGCCGGGGTGACGTACGCGCTGATCGAGGCCCCGGAGCAGGGCGCCTCGCCGCTCGTGATCGGGGCGGCCCTCGGCGGGGTGGCCCTCGGGGTGGCGTTCGTCCGGGTGGAGCAGCGGCGGGCGGCCCCGATGCTGCCGCCGTCGATCTTCCGCTCCCGGCTGTTCACCTCGGTCAACCTGGTGACCTTCTGCGTCTACGCGGCCCTCGGCGGCTTCTTCTTCCTCTCCGCGATCCAGCTCCAGGTCGTGGCCGGGTACTCGGCGCTGGGCGCCGGTACCGCGCTGCTGCCGACCACCGTGCTCATGCTGCTGTTCTCCGCCTGGTCGGGGGAGCTGGGGCGGCGGATCGGGCCGCGCGTCCCGCTCACGGTGGGCCCGCTGCTGGCCGCCGCCGGAATGCTCCTGATGCTGCGGGTGGGGCCGGACAGCGCTTCCTTCGGCGGGTACGTCACCGAGGTGCTGCCCGCCGTCCTGGTGCTCGGTGCCGGGCTCGTCGTGGTCGTGGCCCCGCTCACCGCGACGGTCCTGGCCGCCGTGGACACGGGGCGGGCCGGTCTCGCCAGCGGGATCAACAACGCCGCCGCCCGGGCCGCCGGGCTGATCGCGGTGGCCGCCCTGCCCCTGCTCGCGGGGATGGGGCCTGAGGCGTACCGGGACGCGGGCGAGTTCGCCGCGACCTTCCGGCGGGCGATGCCGATGTGCGCCGGGCTGCTGGTGGCGGGCGCGCTCCTCGCCTGGTGGACCGTCCGCACCCCGCAGGTCCCGGCCGCCGGGGAGCGGCAGGAGGAGCGGCCCGAGTGCACCGTCCACTGCGGGGTGGTGGCCCCGCCGCTGGAGCCCGAGCGGGAGCGGGGAGGCGGGCGGTGA
- a CDS encoding adenylosuccinate synthase yields the protein MPALVLLGAQWGDEGKGKATDLLGGSVDYVVRYQGGNNAGHTVVVGDQKYALHLLPSGILSPGCTPVIGNGVVVDPAVLLSELSGLNERGVDTSKLLISGNAHLITPYNVTLDKVSERFLGKRKIGTTGRGIGPTYADKINRVGIRVQDLYDESILVQKVEAALEQKNQLLAKVFNRRAIEAGKVVEDMLQYAEQIKPFVADTTLILNDAIDEGKVVLFEGGQGTLLDVDHGTYPFVTSSNPTAGGACTGAGVGPTKITRVIGILKAYTTRVGAGPFPTELFDEDGEALRRIGGERGVTTGRDRRCGWFDAPIARYATRVNGLTDFFLTKLDVLTGWEQIPVCVAYEIDGKRVEELPYNQTDFHHAKPIYENLPGWSEDITKAKTFSDLPKNAQAYVKALEEMSGAPISAIGVGPGRTETIEINSFL from the coding sequence GTGCCCGCACTTGTGCTGCTCGGTGCTCAGTGGGGTGACGAGGGCAAGGGGAAGGCCACCGATCTCCTCGGTGGTTCCGTGGACTATGTCGTGCGATACCAAGGCGGGAACAACGCCGGTCACACGGTCGTCGTGGGCGACCAGAAGTACGCACTGCATCTCCTCCCCTCCGGAATCCTGTCGCCGGGCTGTACCCCGGTCATCGGGAACGGTGTCGTGGTCGACCCGGCGGTCCTGCTCTCCGAGCTGAGCGGTCTGAACGAGCGAGGCGTCGACACGTCCAAGCTTCTGATCAGCGGCAACGCTCATTTGATCACTCCGTACAACGTCACGCTCGACAAGGTGAGCGAGCGCTTCCTCGGCAAGCGCAAGATCGGCACGACGGGCCGCGGTATCGGTCCGACGTACGCCGACAAGATCAACCGGGTGGGCATCCGCGTCCAGGACCTCTACGACGAGTCGATCCTGGTGCAGAAGGTCGAGGCCGCCCTGGAGCAGAAGAACCAGCTCCTGGCCAAGGTCTTCAACCGCCGGGCCATCGAGGCCGGCAAGGTCGTCGAGGACATGCTCCAGTACGCGGAGCAGATCAAGCCGTTCGTCGCCGACACGACCCTGATCCTGAACGATGCGATCGACGAGGGCAAGGTCGTGCTCTTCGAGGGCGGCCAGGGCACGCTGCTCGACGTCGACCACGGCACGTACCCCTTCGTCACCTCGTCGAACCCGACGGCGGGCGGCGCCTGCACCGGTGCCGGTGTCGGCCCGACGAAGATCACCCGTGTCATCGGCATCCTCAAGGCTTATACGACGCGGGTGGGCGCCGGTCCGTTCCCGACGGAGCTGTTCGACGAGGACGGCGAGGCGCTGCGGCGCATCGGCGGCGAGCGTGGTGTCACCACCGGCCGTGACCGCCGCTGCGGCTGGTTCGACGCCCCGATCGCGCGGTACGCGACCCGGGTCAACGGCCTGACCGACTTCTTCCTCACCAAGCTGGACGTGCTCACCGGCTGGGAGCAGATCCCGGTCTGTGTGGCGTACGAGATCGACGGCAAGCGCGTCGAGGAACTCCCGTACAACCAGACCGACTTCCACCACGCGAAGCCGATCTACGAGAACCTGCCGGGCTGGTCCGAGGACATCACCAAGGCCAAGACCTTCTCCGATCTGCCGAAGAACGCGCAGGCGTACGTGAAGGCCCTGGAGGAGATGTCGGGCGCCCCGATCTCCGCGATCGGCGTCGGTCCCGGCCGGACCGAGACGATCGAGATCAACTCCTTCCTGTAG
- a CDS encoding diacylglycerol kinase gives MSAAEPPGDGGDQLLVVIDPAARRTDGESVRIAKDVLSAGSRAKICLPDTPEEFARALSRRGARRPVVVGDDHALLRAVAQLHRERELARGVLSLIPVGAAHALEVAHALGVPRGAVAAARTALDGAVRRLDLLVDDSDGVVLGRLRIPAPTPPPGTGPPHTGVTAVWDTCRSLVTSLVRPAAPGAATAPPGTYRLRVEADGVLLSDLDAPVRGVSVLSQGDGGLADVVVRTSDGEDVTAEAKAVTVSGADFRYRADIRTGGPVRTRTWTVRAGAWGLMLPVPASADGAAGAR, from the coding sequence GTGTCGGCTGCAGAGCCCCCCGGCGACGGCGGCGACCAGCTCCTGGTGGTCATCGACCCGGCCGCCCGCCGGACCGACGGCGAGTCCGTCCGGATCGCGAAGGACGTGCTGAGCGCCGGCTCGCGCGCCAAGATCTGCCTTCCGGACACCCCGGAGGAGTTCGCCCGGGCCCTGTCCCGGCGGGGTGCGCGCCGCCCGGTGGTGGTCGGCGACGACCACGCGCTGCTGCGGGCCGTGGCCCAGCTCCACCGGGAGCGGGAGCTCGCCCGGGGCGTCCTCTCCCTGATCCCCGTGGGCGCCGCGCACGCCCTGGAGGTGGCCCACGCCCTCGGTGTGCCCCGGGGCGCGGTGGCGGCGGCCCGGACGGCGCTGGACGGGGCGGTGCGCCGGCTGGACCTGCTGGTGGACGACAGCGACGGAGTGGTGCTCGGGCGGCTGCGCATCCCCGCCCCCACGCCCCCGCCCGGTACGGGGCCCCCGCACACGGGCGTCACGGCCGTCTGGGACACCTGCCGCTCCCTGGTGACCTCCCTGGTCCGCCCGGCGGCCCCGGGCGCCGCCACCGCGCCCCCGGGGACGTACCGGCTGCGGGTCGAGGCGGACGGGGTGCTGCTGAGCGACCTGGACGCGCCCGTGCGGGGCGTCTCGGTGCTCTCCCAGGGCGACGGGGGCCTCGCCGACGTGGTCGTCCGCACCTCGGACGGCGAGGACGTCACGGCGGAGGCCAAGGCCGTCACCGTCTCGGGCGCGGACTTCCGCTACCGGGCCGACATACGCACCGGCGGCCCCGTGCGGACCCGGACGTGGACGGTGCGGGCGGGCGCCTGGGGGCTGATGCTGCCGGTCCCGGCGAGCGCGGACGGGGCGGCGGGCGCACGCTGA
- a CDS encoding alpha/beta hydrolase encodes MSDSAARDRDAAESASAFAHPVVAPDRTAAYGHHPDQVIDFYAPRDGRTAAPLVVLLHGGAWRAPYDRAHVSPLADFLARRGFAVASVEYRRGGEAPGGEGSGGDPVAGRWPETFDDVAAALDAVPALAARELPEADVRRIVVTGHSAGGHLALWAAARHVLPEGSPWHLPAPPPLRGVVALAPIADFATAVELGVCGGAVTQLLGGGGESGVGLDPDRTAQADPAALLPTGIATAIVHGEDDIVVPLAVSEAYADAAAKSGEVVGVTLLGDVGHFPLIDPAADACAIVAEEITQLAW; translated from the coding sequence ATGTCGGATTCTGCCGCGCGTGACCGGGACGCGGCCGAGAGCGCGTCGGCGTTCGCGCACCCCGTGGTCGCCCCCGACCGGACCGCCGCCTACGGGCACCACCCCGACCAGGTCATCGACTTCTACGCCCCGCGCGACGGCCGCACCGCCGCCCCGCTCGTCGTCCTGCTGCACGGCGGCGCCTGGCGGGCCCCCTACGACCGGGCGCACGTCTCCCCGCTCGCGGACTTCCTGGCCCGGCGGGGGTTCGCCGTGGCGAGCGTGGAGTACCGGCGCGGCGGGGAGGCGCCCGGCGGCGAGGGGAGCGGCGGTGACCCCGTGGCGGGGCGCTGGCCCGAGACCTTCGACGACGTGGCCGCCGCGCTCGACGCCGTACCGGCCCTCGCCGCCCGGGAGCTGCCGGAGGCCGACGTACGCCGGATCGTGGTCACCGGGCACTCGGCGGGCGGGCACCTCGCGCTCTGGGCGGCGGCGCGGCACGTCCTGCCCGAGGGGTCGCCGTGGCACCTGCCCGCCCCGCCGCCGCTGCGGGGCGTGGTCGCGCTGGCCCCGATCGCGGACTTCGCCACGGCCGTGGAGCTGGGCGTGTGCGGTGGTGCGGTCACCCAACTGCTCGGCGGGGGAGGGGAGTCGGGCGTCGGCCTCGACCCCGACCGTACGGCTCAGGCCGACCCGGCCGCACTCCTGCCCACCGGGATCGCCACCGCGATCGTCCACGGCGAGGACGACATCGTCGTCCCGCTGGCCGTCTCGGAGGCGTACGCCGACGCGGCGGCGAAGTCCGGCGAGGTCGTCGGGGTGACGCTGCTCGGCGATGTCGGGCACTTCCCGCTGATCGACCCGGCCGCGGACGCCTGCGCGATCGTGGCGGAGGAGATCACCCAGCTGGCGTGGTGA
- a CDS encoding cytochrome, whose translation MHVSFDPWSPAFVADPYPAYAALRAAGRAHWFEPTGQWLIPHHSDVSALLRDRRLGRTYLHRFTHEEFGRTPPPAAHEPFTTLNGQGLLDLEAPDHPRIRRLVSKAFTPRTVENLAPTVRRLAAGLVDALVAQGGGDLLAEVAEPLPVAVIAEMLGVPEEDRAPLRPWSAAICGMFELNPSEETAKAAVRASEEFSAYLRGLIAERRKAPGDDLISALIAAHDEGERLTEQEMVSTCVLLLNAGHEATVNTTVNGWRTLFHHPEQLAALRAAPASLPTAVEELLRYDTPLQLFERWVLDDIEIGGQVIGRGAEVALLFGSANRDPERFTDPDTLDLTRADNPHVSFGAGIHYCLGAPLARLELAASFGELLRKAPTMRLVAEPEWQPGYVIRGLKELVVEV comes from the coding sequence ATGCACGTGTCCTTCGACCCCTGGTCGCCCGCGTTCGTCGCCGATCCCTACCCCGCCTACGCCGCCCTGCGCGCCGCGGGCCGGGCGCACTGGTTCGAGCCGACCGGGCAGTGGCTGATCCCGCACCACTCCGACGTATCCGCCCTCCTGCGCGACCGCCGCCTGGGCCGTACGTATCTGCACCGCTTCACCCACGAGGAGTTCGGCCGCACCCCGCCGCCCGCCGCGCACGAGCCGTTCACCACGCTCAACGGGCAGGGGCTGCTGGATCTGGAGGCCCCCGACCACCCCCGTATCCGGCGGCTCGTCTCCAAGGCGTTCACCCCGCGTACGGTCGAGAACCTCGCCCCGACCGTACGGCGGCTGGCCGCCGGACTCGTCGACGCGCTCGTGGCCCAGGGCGGCGGGGACCTGCTCGCCGAGGTCGCCGAGCCCCTGCCGGTCGCCGTGATCGCGGAGATGCTCGGCGTACCGGAGGAGGACCGGGCACCGCTGCGGCCCTGGTCGGCGGCGATCTGCGGGATGTTCGAGCTGAACCCGTCGGAGGAGACGGCGAAGGCGGCGGTGCGGGCGTCGGAGGAGTTCTCCGCGTATCTGCGCGGGCTCATCGCGGAGCGGCGCAAGGCCCCCGGCGACGACCTGATCTCGGCGCTCATCGCCGCCCACGACGAGGGCGAGCGGCTGACCGAGCAGGAGATGGTCTCCACCTGCGTGCTGCTGCTGAACGCGGGCCACGAGGCCACGGTGAACACCACGGTCAACGGCTGGCGCACCCTCTTCCACCACCCGGAGCAGCTCGCCGCCCTCCGTGCCGCGCCCGCCTCGCTGCCCACGGCCGTGGAGGAACTCCTGCGCTACGACACCCCGTTGCAGCTGTTCGAGCGGTGGGTGCTGGACGACATCGAGATCGGCGGGCAGGTGATCGGGCGCGGCGCGGAGGTGGCGCTGCTGTTCGGCTCGGCCAACCGGGACCCGGAGCGGTTCACGGACCCGGACACGCTGGACCTGACCCGGGCGGACAACCCGCACGTCAGCTTCGGCGCGGGTATCCACTACTGCCTGGGCGCTCCGCTCGCCCGGCTCGAACTGGCGGCCTCCTTCGGGGAGTTGCTGCGGAAGGCGCCCACGATGCGGCTGGTGGCGGAGCCGGAGTGGCAGCCGGGGTATGTGATCCGGGGGCTGAAGGAGCTGGTGGTGGAGGTGTAG
- a CDS encoding tryptophan 2,3-dioxygenase, whose amino-acid sequence MSTNHPDPEATGADTPYLDFAGTTPYEDYVQADVLTHLQHLRSDDPGEMVFLVTTQVMELWFTVIVHEWETATRALREDRIPVARDALKRSLRELEALNESWRPLAGLTPAQFNSYRGSLGEGSGFQSAMYRRMEFLLGDKSASMLVPHRGAPRVYAELEKALGEPSLYDETLALLARRGYAIPEEVINRDLTQRYVPSPEVEAVWAQIYASDDQNDELVRLGELLTDVGELVWRWRNDHLVATRRAMGSKTGTGGSAGVAWLEKRATKNVFPELWTARSHV is encoded by the coding sequence ATGTCGACCAACCACCCCGACCCCGAAGCCACCGGTGCGGACACCCCGTACCTGGACTTCGCGGGCACCACTCCGTACGAGGACTATGTCCAGGCGGATGTCCTCACCCACCTCCAGCACCTCCGCTCGGACGATCCCGGCGAGATGGTCTTCCTGGTCACCACCCAGGTCATGGAGCTGTGGTTCACCGTCATCGTCCATGAGTGGGAGACGGCCACCCGCGCCCTGCGCGAGGACCGCATACCCGTCGCGCGCGACGCGCTGAAGCGGTCGCTGCGCGAGCTGGAGGCGCTCAACGAGTCCTGGCGGCCGCTCGCCGGACTCACCCCCGCCCAGTTCAACTCCTACCGGGGCTCGCTCGGCGAGGGCTCCGGGTTCCAGTCCGCGATGTACCGGCGGATGGAGTTCCTGCTCGGCGACAAATCCGCCTCCATGCTGGTGCCGCACCGGGGCGCGCCCCGCGTGTACGCCGAGCTGGAGAAGGCGCTCGGGGAGCCCAGCCTGTACGACGAGACGCTTGCGCTGCTGGCCCGGCGCGGGTACGCCATCCCGGAGGAGGTCATCAACCGGGACCTCACCCAGCGGTACGTTCCCTCGCCCGAGGTCGAGGCGGTGTGGGCGCAGATCTACGCCTCCGACGACCAGAACGACGAGCTGGTCCGCCTCGGCGAGCTGCTCACCGATGTCGGCGAACTCGTCTGGCGATGGCGCAACGACCACCTGGTCGCCACCCGGCGCGCGATGGGCTCCAAGACCGGTACCGGCGGTTCCGCCGGGGTCGCCTGGCTGGAGAAGCGCGCCACGAAGAACGTGTTCCCCGAGCTGTGGACGGCGCGCAGCCATGTCTGA